In Capsicum annuum cultivar UCD-10X-F1 chromosome 7, UCD10Xv1.1, whole genome shotgun sequence, one genomic interval encodes:
- the LOC107876689 gene encoding uncharacterized protein LOC107876689: protein MNVISTYTPQVGLDEKEKKEFWEVLDEVVRSIPSIEKLLVRGDFNAHIESLLRGFEDMHGSFGFGEWNAGGAALLDFSRAFGLWIVNSIYLKKEEHLIMFCSSVDKTQIDFLLLRKEDRALCKDCKVIPSNNLSTQHRLLVMDLVINKGKKKISVEAWPRIK, encoded by the coding sequence ATGAACGTTATTAGTACCTATACCCCGCAAGTAGGTTTGGACGAGAAGGAGAAAAAGGAGttttgggaggttttagatgaggtaGTGAGGAGCATACCGAGCATTGAGAAGCTTCTCGTGAGAGGGGATTTCAATGCGCATATTGAGTCTTTGCTAAGAGGTTTTGAGGATATGCATGgcagttttggttttggggagtgGAATGCTGGAGGAGCTGCTCTTTTGGActtttctagggcttttgggttgtggatagtgAATTCAATCTATTTGAAGAAGGAGGAACACCTTATTATGTTTTGTAGTTCAGTGGacaagactcagatagactttttgcttcttaggaAAGAGGATAGAGCActttgtaaagactgtaaagtcatacctagcaaTAATCTTTCGACTCAGCATAGGTTGTTGGTAATGGATTTGGTTATCAATAAAGGCAAAAAGAAGATAAGCGTGGAGGCTTGGCCCAGGATTAAGTga